In one Lepisosteus oculatus isolate fLepOcu1 chromosome 26, fLepOcu1.hap2, whole genome shotgun sequence genomic region, the following are encoded:
- the cct6a gene encoding T-complex protein 1 subunit zeta, producing the protein MTAVKALNPKAEVARAQAALAVNISAARGLQDVLKSNLGPKGTMKMLVSGAGDIKLTKDGNVLLHEMQIQHPTASLIAKVATAQDDITGDGTTSNVLIIGELLKQADLYVSEGLHPRIIAEGFEVAKEKALEVLEQVKVTRDMDRETLISVARTSLRTKVHSELADLLTEAVVDAVLAIRKPNEPIDLFMVEIMEMKHKTDSETTLIRGLVLDHGARHPDMKKRVEDAFILTCNVSLEYEKTEVNSGFFYKSAEEREKLVKAERKFIEDRVNKIIDLKNKVCGDTSKGFVVINQKGIDPFSLDALAKEGIVALRRAKRRNMERLSLACGGIAMNSVDDLTPECLGYAGLMYEHTLGEEKFTFIENCSNPRSVTLLIKGPNKHTLTQIKDAVRDGLRAVKNAIEDGCVVAGAGALEVAVADGLVKHKPNVKGRAQLGVQAFADALLIIPKVLAQNSGYDPQETLVKLQTEYKESGQLIGVDLNTGEPMVASEAGVWDNYSVKKQLLHSCTVIASNILLVDEIMRAGMSSLKG; encoded by the exons ATGACCGCTGTCAAAGCCCTGAACCCGAAGGCAGAGGTAGCCCGTGCCCAGGCAGCTCTCGCTGTAAACATCAGCGCTGCCCGCGGACTCCAGGATGTGCTGAAGAGTAACCTGGGACCCAAAGGCACAATGAAAAT GCTTGTGTCTGGTGCCGGCGATATAAAGCTGACCAAAGATGGTAATGTTCTGTTGCACGAAATG CAAATTCAGCACCCAACAGCCTCTTTGATTGCCAAGGTTGCTACGGCTCAGGATGACATCACAGGAGATGGTACAACTTCCAATGTGCTCATTATTGGAGAGCTTCTGAAGCAAGCCGATCTGTATGTGTCAGAG GGCCTGCATCCTCGGATCATAGCTGAGGGATTTGAAGTAGCAAAAGAAAAGGCTCTTGAGGTTTTGGAACAAGTGAAAGTAACCAGGGATATGGATAGAGAGACTCTCATCAGTGTTGCTAGGACTTCTCTTAGAACCAAGGTCCACTCGGAGCTTGCAGACCTCTTGACAGAA GCTGTAGTAGATGCAGTTCTTGCCATCCGGAAACCAAATGAGCCCATTGACCTCTTCATGGTGGAAATTATGgagatgaaacacaaaacagatagCGAGACAAC CCTGATCAGAGGTTTGGTGTTGGATCATGGTGCTCGGCATCCAGATATGAAGAAGAGAGTTGAAGATGCTTTCATTCTGACTTGCAACGTTTCCCTGGAATATGAAAAGAC CGAAGTCAACTCTGGCTTTTTTTACAAGAGTGCAGAGGAGCGGGAAAAGCTGGTCAAAGCGGAGAGAAAGTTCATCGAAGACCGAGTAAACAAAATTATTGACCTGAAGAACAAAGTTTGTGGTGACACTTCCAAAGGATTTGTTGTGATTAATCAGAAG GGTATTGATCCATTTTCTCTAGATGCACTAGCAAAAGAAGGAATCGTAGCTCTCCGCAGAGCTAAGAGGAGGAATATGGAGAG gCTTAGCCTTGCATGTGGAGGTATAGCCATGAACTCTGTGGATGACCTAACACCAGAATGCCTGGGATATGCTGGTCTTATGTATGAGCACACACTT GGTGAAGAGAAGTTCACATTCATCGAAAACTGTAGTAACCCACGCTCAGTGACCCTTCTGATCAAGGGGCCAAACAAGCACACTTTAACACAGATCAAAGATGCCGTAAGAGATGGACTTCGGGCAGTCAAGAATGCTATTGAAGATG GCTGTGTGGTGGCAGGAGCTGGTGCTTTAGAAGTAGCAGTGGCTGATGGCCTTGTGAAACACAAACCTAATGTGAAAGGCAGGGCCCAGCTGGGAGTGCAGGCCTTTGCGGACGCTCTGCTTATTATTCCCAAG GTGCTTGCACAGAACTCTGGTTACGATCCACAGGAAACCTTAGTGAAGCTGCAGACTGAGTATAAAGAGTCTGGACAGCTCATTGGTGTGGACCTGAACACAG
- the nf2b gene encoding NF2, moesin-ezrin-radixin like (MERLIN) tumor suppressor b isoform X3, whose protein sequence is MSILGLKKKQPKTFKVKVITMDAEMEFSCEVKWKGKDLFDLVCRTIGLRETWFFGLRYTLKDTYAWLKPEKRVLDQDVPKEFPITFHFLAKFFPEKVEEELVQEITQHLFFLQVKKQILDEEIFCSPEASVLLASYAVQAKYGDYDPNFHKPGFLAQDELLPKRVLMQYQMTPDMWEEKITAWYAEHRGIPRDEAEMDYLKIAQDLEMYGVSYFSITQNKKDTELLLGVDAQGLHIYNPNSKLNPNKSFPWSGIRNISYSEKEFTIKPLDKKKEVFKFYSSQLRVNKLILQLCIGNHDLFMRRRKVDSIEVQQMKAQAKEEKARKKMERQILAREKQMREEAERAKEEMERRLFQIQDEARLANEALIRSEETADLLAEKAQIAEEEAKLLAHKAAEAEQERQRLEVTALKTKEEKRLMEQKMREAELLAVKLVEESERRSKEADHLKQDLNEAKDAERRAKQKLLDITKTTYPLIAAYSSPPLPLPADGGGLNLETGSIRIDFKDTDMKRLSMEIERERLEYMEKSKHLQDQLKELKSEIESLKLEEQQAGIFSHRGETRACPEPAYLPQSTVGHYDSEVIYI, encoded by the exons ATGTCGATCTTGGGCTTAAAGAAGAAACAACCAAAGACTTTTAAAGTCAAAGTTATCACCATGGATGCAGAGATGGAATTCAGttgtgag GTGAAGTGGAAAGGGAAAGATTTGTTTGATCTGGTGTGCCGGACTATTGGCCTGAGAGAGACCTGGTTTTTTGGGCTTAGGTATACATTAAAGGATACCTATGCATGGCTAAAACCAGAGAAACGG GTTTTGGATCAAGATGTTCCAAAAGAGTTCCCAATTACCTTTCACTTCCTGGCCAAGTTTTTTCCGGAGAAAGTGGAGGAGGAACTTGTTCAGGAAATCACCCAGCACCTCTTCTTCCTGCAG GTTAAGAAGCAGATATTAGATGAGGAAATCTTCTGTTCTCCAGAAGCCTCTGTGCTATTGGCATCCTACGCAGTTCAAGCAAAG tacgGAGATTATGACCCAAACTTCCACAAGCCAGGGTTTTTGGCACAAGACGAGCTGTTACCTAAGCGA GTTCTGATGCAGTATCAGATGACACCAGACATGTGGGAAGAGAAAATAACTGCTTGGTATGCAGAACACAGAGGAATCCCCAG ggaTGAAGCTGAAatggattatttaaaaatagctcAGGATCTTGAGATGTATGGAGTCAGTTACTTTTCAATCACA caaaacaaaaaggacaCTGAATTGTTGCTTGGAGTTGATGCCCAAGGTCTTCATATATACAACCCCAACAGCAAACTGAATCCCAACAAGTCCTTCCCTTGGAGTGGAATCAGAAACATATCGTACAGTGAAAAGGAG TTCACAATAAAACCATTGGACAAAAAGAAAGAGGTTTTCAAATTCTACTCCTCCCAGCTCCGAGTCAACAAACTG ATCTTGCAGCTGTGCATTGGAAACCATGACCTGTTTATGAGGAGGAGAAAGGTGGACTCCATCGAGGTCCAGCAGATGAAAGCACAAGCCAAAGAAGAGAAGGCAAGAAAGAAG ATGGAGCGGCAGATCTTGGCTCGGGAGAAGCAGATGAGGGAGGAGGCAGAGAGGGCGAAGGAGGAGATGGAGAGGCGGCTGTTCCAGATCCAGGACGAGGCGCGTTTGGCGAACGAAGCGCTG ATCCGCTCCGAGGAAACGGCAGACCTTCTAGCGGAGAAGGCGCAGATAGCCGAGGAAGAAGCCAAGCTTCTGGCGCACAAGGCTGCTGAGGCCGAGCAGGAGAGGCAGAGGCTGGAGGTCACAGCTTTGAAGACCAAGGAGGAGAAGAGGCTCATGGAACAGAAGATGAGGGAGGCAGAGCTGCTTGCAGTCAAGCTTGTTGAAGAGTCTGAGCGAAG ATCGAAGGAAGCAGATCACCTCAAACAAGATCTGAATGAGGCAAAAGATGCTGAACGAAGAGCCAAGCAGAAGCTGCTAGACATTACTAAAACAACCTATCCT CTTATAGCGGCATACTCCAGTCCCCCTCTACCTCTTCCTGCCGATGGTGGTGGTCTCAATCTGGAGACAGGATCCATCAGGATCGATTTCAAAGACACAGATATGAAACGGTTGTCTATGGAGATTGAGAGAGAAAG GCTGGAGTATATGGAGAAGAGCAAACACCTTCAGGAccagctgaaggaactgaaatcCGAAATTGAATCCCTGAAGCTGGAAGAACAGCAAGCTGGGATTTTCTCTCATCGTGGAGAGACCAGGGCGTGTCCTGAACCTGCCTATCTTCCCcaaagtact GTCGGGCACTATGATTCAGAAGTTATCTACATTTGA
- the nf2b gene encoding NF2, moesin-ezrin-radixin like (MERLIN) tumor suppressor b isoform X1 produces the protein MSILGLKKKQPKTFKVKVITMDAEMEFSCEVKWKGKDLFDLVCRTIGLRETWFFGLRYTLKDTYAWLKPEKRVLDQDVPKEFPITFHFLAKFFPEKVEEELVQEITQHLFFLQVKKQILDEEIFCSPEASVLLASYAVQAKYGDYDPNFHKPGFLAQDELLPKRVLMQYQMTPDMWEEKITAWYAEHRGIPRDEAEMDYLKIAQDLEMYGVSYFSITQNKKDTELLLGVDAQGLHIYNPNSKLNPNKSFPWSGIRNISYSEKEFTIKPLDKKKEVFKFYSSQLRVNKLILQLCIGNHDLFMRRRKVDSIEVQQMKAQAKEEKARKKMERQILAREKQMREEAERAKEEMERRLFQIQDEARLANEALIRSEETADLLAEKAQIAEEEAKLLAHKAAEAEQERQRLEVTALKTKEEKRLMEQKMREAELLAVKLVEESERRSKEADHLKQDLNEAKDAERRAKQKLLDITKTTYPLIAAYSSPPLPLPADGGGLNLETGSIRIDFKDTDMKRLSMEIERERLEYMEKSKHLQDQLKELKSEIESLKLEEQQAGIFSHRGETRACPEPAYLPQSTVSAAAVMHTILGSKLHLYHDPENRLRFVS, from the exons ATGTCGATCTTGGGCTTAAAGAAGAAACAACCAAAGACTTTTAAAGTCAAAGTTATCACCATGGATGCAGAGATGGAATTCAGttgtgag GTGAAGTGGAAAGGGAAAGATTTGTTTGATCTGGTGTGCCGGACTATTGGCCTGAGAGAGACCTGGTTTTTTGGGCTTAGGTATACATTAAAGGATACCTATGCATGGCTAAAACCAGAGAAACGG GTTTTGGATCAAGATGTTCCAAAAGAGTTCCCAATTACCTTTCACTTCCTGGCCAAGTTTTTTCCGGAGAAAGTGGAGGAGGAACTTGTTCAGGAAATCACCCAGCACCTCTTCTTCCTGCAG GTTAAGAAGCAGATATTAGATGAGGAAATCTTCTGTTCTCCAGAAGCCTCTGTGCTATTGGCATCCTACGCAGTTCAAGCAAAG tacgGAGATTATGACCCAAACTTCCACAAGCCAGGGTTTTTGGCACAAGACGAGCTGTTACCTAAGCGA GTTCTGATGCAGTATCAGATGACACCAGACATGTGGGAAGAGAAAATAACTGCTTGGTATGCAGAACACAGAGGAATCCCCAG ggaTGAAGCTGAAatggattatttaaaaatagctcAGGATCTTGAGATGTATGGAGTCAGTTACTTTTCAATCACA caaaacaaaaaggacaCTGAATTGTTGCTTGGAGTTGATGCCCAAGGTCTTCATATATACAACCCCAACAGCAAACTGAATCCCAACAAGTCCTTCCCTTGGAGTGGAATCAGAAACATATCGTACAGTGAAAAGGAG TTCACAATAAAACCATTGGACAAAAAGAAAGAGGTTTTCAAATTCTACTCCTCCCAGCTCCGAGTCAACAAACTG ATCTTGCAGCTGTGCATTGGAAACCATGACCTGTTTATGAGGAGGAGAAAGGTGGACTCCATCGAGGTCCAGCAGATGAAAGCACAAGCCAAAGAAGAGAAGGCAAGAAAGAAG ATGGAGCGGCAGATCTTGGCTCGGGAGAAGCAGATGAGGGAGGAGGCAGAGAGGGCGAAGGAGGAGATGGAGAGGCGGCTGTTCCAGATCCAGGACGAGGCGCGTTTGGCGAACGAAGCGCTG ATCCGCTCCGAGGAAACGGCAGACCTTCTAGCGGAGAAGGCGCAGATAGCCGAGGAAGAAGCCAAGCTTCTGGCGCACAAGGCTGCTGAGGCCGAGCAGGAGAGGCAGAGGCTGGAGGTCACAGCTTTGAAGACCAAGGAGGAGAAGAGGCTCATGGAACAGAAGATGAGGGAGGCAGAGCTGCTTGCAGTCAAGCTTGTTGAAGAGTCTGAGCGAAG ATCGAAGGAAGCAGATCACCTCAAACAAGATCTGAATGAGGCAAAAGATGCTGAACGAAGAGCCAAGCAGAAGCTGCTAGACATTACTAAAACAACCTATCCT CTTATAGCGGCATACTCCAGTCCCCCTCTACCTCTTCCTGCCGATGGTGGTGGTCTCAATCTGGAGACAGGATCCATCAGGATCGATTTCAAAGACACAGATATGAAACGGTTGTCTATGGAGATTGAGAGAGAAAG GCTGGAGTATATGGAGAAGAGCAAACACCTTCAGGAccagctgaaggaactgaaatcCGAAATTGAATCCCTGAAGCTGGAAGAACAGCAAGCTGGGATTTTCTCTCATCGTGGAGAGACCAGGGCGTGTCCTGAACCTGCCTATCTTCCCcaaagtactgtaagtgctgctgctgtaatgcacaCTATCCTTGGTTCAAAACTCCATCTTTATCATGACCCTGAAAACAGATTGAGGTTTGTATCATGA
- the nipsnap2 gene encoding protein NipSnap homolog 2, which produces MLSLRKMATRVLRSLGADLNQARTRVRARGQLVFVSRALSASTNRNGEDSWFKSLFVRKVDPRKDAHSNLLAKKETSNLYKIQFHNVKPECLDAYNKLCEEVLPSIHADKHYPCELVGTWNTWYGEQDQAVHLWRYEGGYPALTEVMSKLRQNKEFMEYRKERGKMLLSRRNQLLLEFSFWNEPVPRQGPNIYELRTYQLRPGTMIEWGNYWARAIGYRQKNEEAVGGFFSQIGNLYMVHHLWAYKDLQTRDDTRNAAWQQDGWDECVYYTVPLIQHMDSRIMIPLKISPLQ; this is translated from the exons ATGCTCAGCCTGAGGAAGATGGCGACTCGAGTCCTTCGGAGTTTGGGGGCCGACCTGAATCAAGCAAGAACTAGGGTCCGAGCCCGAGGACAGCTCGTTTTCGTCTCCAG AGCCCTGTCAGCGTCTACTAACAGGAATGGGGAGGACAGCTGGTTCAAGTCTCTCTTCGTCCGAAAGGTTGATCCGAGAAAAGACGCCCACTCTAACCTCCTCGCTAAGAAGGAAACCAGTAACCTGTACAAAATTCAGT tTCACAATGTAAAACCTGAGTGCCTGGATGCCTACAACAAACTTTG CGAGGAGGTTTTGCCATCAATCCATGCAGATAAGCACTACCCCTGTGAGCTGGTGGGCACCTGGAATACGTGGTACGGGGAGCAGGATCAGGCTG tTCACCTGTGGAGGTATGAGGGAGGTTACCCAGCACTAACTGAAGTAATGAGTAAACTTAGGCAAAACAAG GAATTCATGGAGTATCGGAAAGAAAGAGGGAAGATGCTTTTGTCCCGTAGGAATCAGCTGCTGCTGGAGTTCAGCTTCTGGAATGAGCCTGTACCCAGACAAGGTCCCAACATATACGAGCTGAGAACATATCAGCTCCGA cCTGGAACTATGATTGAATGGGGCAATTACTG gGCTCGGGCTATCGGATACCGCCAGAAAAACGAAGAAGCGGTCGGAGGGTTTTTCTCTCAAATTGGAAACCTCTACATGGTCCATCACCTTTGGG CGTACAAGGACTTGCAGACGAGGGATGACACCAGGAATGCAGCCTGGCAGCAAGATGGTTGGGATGAGTGTGTATATTACACAG tTCCTCTTATCCAACATATGGATTCCAGGATTATGATTCCCTTGAAGATCTCGCCCCTTCAGTAG
- the psph gene encoding phosphoserine phosphatase → MTTLLETKELFCSSDAVCFDVDSTVIKEEGIDELAKFCGVGDAVTEMTRKAMGGSMSFKTALTERLSIIRCSREQVNKLLTDHPPQLTPGIKELVGCLQQRGVKVFLISGGFRCLVEHVATQLGIPLDHVFANRLKFYFNGEYAGFDETQLTAESGGKGRVISFLKKKYELQKVVMIGDGATDLEACPPANAFIGFGGNVVRPQVKEKSAWYVTSFGELLKELEKN, encoded by the exons ATGACTACCCTCCTGGAGACGAAGGAACTGTTTTGCAGCTCAGACGCCGTGTGTTTCGATGTGGACAGTACTGTAATCAAGGAAGAGGGCATTGATGAACTGGCTAAATTTTGCGGTGTCGGGGATGCAGTCACAGAAAT gACCCGCAAAGCTATGGGTGGCTCAATGAGCTTTAAAACAGCTTTAACGGAACGCCTCTCCATAATAAGATGCTCCCGTGAGCAAGTGAACAAGTTACTGACTGACCACCCTCCCCAGTTAACCCCTGGTATCAA GGAGCTGGTGGGGTGCCTTCAGCAGCGTGGCGTGAAGGTGTTTCTGATCTCGGGGGGCTTCCGCTGCCTCGTGGAGCACGTGGCCACGCAGCTCGGTATCCCCCTTGACCACGTCTTTGCAAACCGCCTCAAGTTTTACTTCAATG GCGAGTACGCGGGGTTCGACGAGACGCAGCTGACGGCCGAGTCGGGAGGGAAGGGCAGGGTGATCAGTTTCCTGAAGAAGAAGTACGAGCTGCAGAAGGTGGTGATGATCGGGGACGGCGCTACAGACCTGGAAGCCTGCCCTCCTGCG AATGCCTTCATTGGATTTGGGGGCAATGTCGTCAGGCCCCAGGTGAAGGAGAAGTCTGCGTGGTATGTCACAAGCTTCGGAGAGCTCCTTaaagaactggaaaaaaattaa
- the sbds gene encoding ribosome maturation protein SBDS — protein sequence MSIFTPTNQIRLTNVAVVRMKKGGKRFEIACYKNKVMSWRSGAEKDLDEVLQTSTVFVNVSKGQVAKKEDLSKAFETDDLTEICKQILAKGELQVSDKERHSQLEQMFRDIATIVAEKCVNPETKRPYTVILIERAMKDIHYSVKANKSTKQQALEVIRQLKESMQIQRAHMRLRFILPAKEGKKLKEKLKPLIKVIESEDFDEQLEMVCLIDPGCFREIDELIRCDTKGKGTLEVLSLKDVEEGDEKFE from the exons ATGTCGATTTTCACGCCCACAAACCAGATTCGGCTCACGAATGTGGCCGTTGTGCGGAtgaaaaaaggaggaaaaagaTTTGAGATCGCCTGCTACAAAAATAAAGTGATGAGCTGGAGATCGGGAGC AGAGAAGGATCTTGACGAAGTTCTGCAGACGAGTACAGTTTTCGTTAATGTGTCCAAGGGTCAGGTGGCAAAGAAGGAAGATCTGTCAAAAGCGTTTGAAACTGATGACCTGACAGAGATATGTAAACAG ATTCTGGCCAAAGGTGAGCTGCAGGTTTCAGATAAGGAACGTCACAGTCAGCTGGAGCAGATGTTCAGGGATATTGCAACTATAGTGGCGGAGAAATGTGTGAACCCAGAGACCAAGCGACCCTACACAGTGATCCTGATCGAACGAGCGATGAAGGACATCCACTACTCCGTCAAAGCCAACAAGAGCACCAAGCAGCAG GCCCTGGAGGTAATTAGGCAGCTGAAAGAGTCCATGCAGATCCAGCGAGCTCACATGAGGCTGCGCTTTATCCTGCCAGCCAAGGAGGGCAAGAAGCTGAAAGAGAAACTCAAGCCCCTCATTAAGGTGATTGAGAGTGAAGACTTTGATGAGCAGCTGGAAATG GTGTGCCTGATTGACCCGGGCTGTTTCCGAGAGATTGACGAGCTGATCCGCTGTGACACCAAGGGCAAAGGTACCCTGGAGGTGCTCAGTCTGAAGGACGTGGAAGAAGGAGATGAAAAATTTGAGTAG
- the nf2b gene encoding NF2, moesin-ezrin-radixin like (MERLIN) tumor suppressor b isoform X2: protein MSILGLKKKQPKTFKVKVITMDAEMEFSCEVKWKGKDLFDLVCRTIGLRETWFFGLRYTLKDTYAWLKPEKRVLDQDVPKEFPITFHFLAKFFPEKVEEELVQEITQHLFFLQVKKQILDEEIFCSPEASVLLASYAVQAKYGDYDPNFHKPGFLAQDELLPKRVLMQYQMTPDMWEEKITAWYAEHRGIPRDEAEMDYLKIAQDLEMYGVSYFSITQNKKDTELLLGVDAQGLHIYNPNSKLNPNKSFPWSGIRNISYSEKEFTIKPLDKKKEVFKFYSSQLRVNKLILQLCIGNHDLFMRRRKVDSIEVQQMKAQAKEEKARKKMERQILAREKQMREEAERAKEEMERRLFQIQDEARLANEALIRSEETADLLAEKAQIAEEEAKLLAHKAAEAEQERQRLEVTALKTKEEKRLMEQKMREAELLAVKLVEESERRSKEADHLKQDLNEAKDAERRAKQKLLDITKTTYPLIAAYSSPPLPLPADGGGLNLETGSIRIDFKDTDMKRLSMEIERERLEYMEKSKHLQDQLKELKSEIESLKLEEQQAGIFSHRGETRACPEPAYLPQSTRNSSYMAQMSFLEEV, encoded by the exons ATGTCGATCTTGGGCTTAAAGAAGAAACAACCAAAGACTTTTAAAGTCAAAGTTATCACCATGGATGCAGAGATGGAATTCAGttgtgag GTGAAGTGGAAAGGGAAAGATTTGTTTGATCTGGTGTGCCGGACTATTGGCCTGAGAGAGACCTGGTTTTTTGGGCTTAGGTATACATTAAAGGATACCTATGCATGGCTAAAACCAGAGAAACGG GTTTTGGATCAAGATGTTCCAAAAGAGTTCCCAATTACCTTTCACTTCCTGGCCAAGTTTTTTCCGGAGAAAGTGGAGGAGGAACTTGTTCAGGAAATCACCCAGCACCTCTTCTTCCTGCAG GTTAAGAAGCAGATATTAGATGAGGAAATCTTCTGTTCTCCAGAAGCCTCTGTGCTATTGGCATCCTACGCAGTTCAAGCAAAG tacgGAGATTATGACCCAAACTTCCACAAGCCAGGGTTTTTGGCACAAGACGAGCTGTTACCTAAGCGA GTTCTGATGCAGTATCAGATGACACCAGACATGTGGGAAGAGAAAATAACTGCTTGGTATGCAGAACACAGAGGAATCCCCAG ggaTGAAGCTGAAatggattatttaaaaatagctcAGGATCTTGAGATGTATGGAGTCAGTTACTTTTCAATCACA caaaacaaaaaggacaCTGAATTGTTGCTTGGAGTTGATGCCCAAGGTCTTCATATATACAACCCCAACAGCAAACTGAATCCCAACAAGTCCTTCCCTTGGAGTGGAATCAGAAACATATCGTACAGTGAAAAGGAG TTCACAATAAAACCATTGGACAAAAAGAAAGAGGTTTTCAAATTCTACTCCTCCCAGCTCCGAGTCAACAAACTG ATCTTGCAGCTGTGCATTGGAAACCATGACCTGTTTATGAGGAGGAGAAAGGTGGACTCCATCGAGGTCCAGCAGATGAAAGCACAAGCCAAAGAAGAGAAGGCAAGAAAGAAG ATGGAGCGGCAGATCTTGGCTCGGGAGAAGCAGATGAGGGAGGAGGCAGAGAGGGCGAAGGAGGAGATGGAGAGGCGGCTGTTCCAGATCCAGGACGAGGCGCGTTTGGCGAACGAAGCGCTG ATCCGCTCCGAGGAAACGGCAGACCTTCTAGCGGAGAAGGCGCAGATAGCCGAGGAAGAAGCCAAGCTTCTGGCGCACAAGGCTGCTGAGGCCGAGCAGGAGAGGCAGAGGCTGGAGGTCACAGCTTTGAAGACCAAGGAGGAGAAGAGGCTCATGGAACAGAAGATGAGGGAGGCAGAGCTGCTTGCAGTCAAGCTTGTTGAAGAGTCTGAGCGAAG ATCGAAGGAAGCAGATCACCTCAAACAAGATCTGAATGAGGCAAAAGATGCTGAACGAAGAGCCAAGCAGAAGCTGCTAGACATTACTAAAACAACCTATCCT CTTATAGCGGCATACTCCAGTCCCCCTCTACCTCTTCCTGCCGATGGTGGTGGTCTCAATCTGGAGACAGGATCCATCAGGATCGATTTCAAAGACACAGATATGAAACGGTTGTCTATGGAGATTGAGAGAGAAAG GCTGGAGTATATGGAGAAGAGCAAACACCTTCAGGAccagctgaaggaactgaaatcCGAAATTGAATCCCTGAAGCTGGAAGAACAGCAAGCTGGGATTTTCTCTCATCGTGGAGAGACCAGGGCGTGTCCTGAACCTGCCTATCTTCCCcaaagtact cgcAACTCATCCTATATGGCTCAAATGTCCTTCTTGGAGGAGGtctaa